AGCAACAACCTTAATTTTTGACATGCAAACCCATAAAATTAACCCTACAACATCTATACATCAAAATCCTTAACCACAAATAGCTAGAATGATTACAAAAAGAGCTTCAAGGCGCGGGCAACtcactttaaaaaaaaagaatgacaGAAGTGGAATGGCGGCTCCGATGGCGACCTCCGGCAGCGGCGACGGAGACAGCTTCACGGACGGCGACGTGGTTTGTCGACGGGTCGGCTGGGCAGACCGGTGGTGACAGATCCGACGCGCGTCTCCTCTCTCCATGGTTGAGCTTTCTCGCGGTTCTATTTCCTCCCTCGCGCGTCCTTTTCTCGTGATGGAACAGTGACGGCGACGGCGTGGAGCACGACGTGGCAGTGGTGACAGAATCGGCCTTTCCTCTTTCGCGCATCTCTTCTTCGCGATGACGCAACTGGCGGCGGCAAGGATGAACGGCGGCGATGGGTTGACATCGGCGCGAGCTTCTCCTTCCCCGcactctcttcctctctctcggATTTCCCTCCTTCCTCCCATTTCcttctttctttacttttcttctttcctttctttcttttattctttctGAACCGTGTGTGTGTGTTGGTGAGGATGGGTGAGGAATAATGGCGGCTAGTTTAGGAAAATTAAGGTTAGAATTGTGTTTTGGGGATTTAGGATTTTGatttgggaattagggtttagatagagtattaatttaaaatcaatttaatccaatataattaaatttaagaatACTATTTAGTTcacaaaattatatttaattaaatattttaatttaaattagagattaataaataaatttctcTTAGTtcataaaattaatcaaaatctttaattattcaatttaaattgtataaaactctcattatttttaattattaaaattttaaattcctaatataaaaatattaaattattttaaaaagtttataAAACATAATAGATCTTAAActtaaaatatcataaaatataatttaattatttttaggacaataattttttttaaataaaattatcgacgaatataataaattataaataacttactatataatttttaaaaatccgGAGTCTTATCAATTACaactataatttatatataatttttttattaaaatatggtttaaaaccaataaaaatttatgtttgGTTGTAAATCTTGGTTTATAATCATGATTTATGTGTGTTTTGTAATTCCTAATTTTAAACCAAGATTTACAAACACTTATAAAATTAGACaaaaatataactatttttattttaggcAATTATATAATATCGTAACATACGTACATGTGTGTGTGTTTACTCGAGTTGTTTGAGAGAGTTTGAGTTTGGCATGAGGGTAATCTTAAACTATAAAAAGCCTCCTTGAAATAGTAGTTGGGGATAACTACTTGCAAAGTATGTTAATGCCAAAGTCAGCAGGTATTAGTAGAATATGATTAATTTGAATATAAATTATCTaacaaattaatatttactCAGAACAATTAATAgcaattaactaattaaaaatataaattaaaataatacaattggAGATATTATACTTGTagaataataaacaaaaattaaaacaataaacagaaattagaataataaatacaaaatcattaaaacaaaattcaaaataaaaatataaacaaaattttaaacacagaataatcaaaatagaatttaaaaaaatcctaaatctAAACTAATATAtgaactaaatttaaaaaacagTTAAATCTATAATACAAACAtcctaattacaaattttttaatacataacaaattaaaattaaataaattagaatttaagattttttaaataaattaaaaaatagtagAACAAGGAGAAGGACAACATACCTAGAAGAAGGAAGGAGGCAGCTCCGGTGATACAAGGAGCAACAACGACAACGATGGCAATAGTGATAGCGGTAGCAGTGGTGGAACGACAAAAATAGTAGCCATAGAATAACCCACGCAACGTAATAAGGAGTCCACGTAGTTTTTTAACGCTATTGATGGTGGCCGACAGTGGTAGAGAGGTTACCGGAAGTGGTTTGTGAGAGAGggaggaagagagagaggaaggagaAGGTTATAAAGAAAGGGAGTAGTTTAGAAATGAGGGGAAGAGGGTTTACGATTCGAATTTAGGACAAGATTACCGTCGAATATATCGACAAACTTAATGCTTTGCAAATGACTAAAATGCAGCGTTCTACTAATTTGGATTACCGTTAGATTTATCCACCGATAATAATTGtgctaaattttttttctctaattaTTTCTAATGAGTTTACCGTCGAAAAGTCAAATTTGACAGTAATTTTTTTATCCAACGAATTTATTACCAAATTTGTGAGTAAATTCATTAGTAAATCTGTCGCTAGCGTCTAATATTAAATCTGACagtattcaatattttttttacaatgcCAATACACGATTCTCATTATTTAGTATCAAAGCAACAAACTCTTAATATCATTTGATATTGACGAGCATAGAAATGTCACGTAACAAAATTCTACAATTGAAGTACTCTCCAAACAAATATAAACAATGTTTTGTTCAATTCAAGTAGCATATGATTTGGAGACGAATTTTCTTTAAGAAATGGAGTATGATATGAGCAAGGGATGtaaaattaaagaataatttgtattatttttgttaaattcgTATAGGATATTTAGTTATATTTCAGAAGATTTTTGGTGATCTTTTTTTGTTAGTTGTAGTATTTAAGAGTTTCTAAATTATTAGAACAACTAGTGGGCctttaattgttattttaaGTGTTTAGTGAGACTTTAATATTTAGTGGGCTGTGTAGAGATTCCATTTAGCTTTTCTAAGAAATTTTAATGTTTggtgttttttttaatataatagaaCAATAAACGTAATGAATCAATAAATACTTAGCGTGTTATTTAGTAAGCTTATTATCCACTTAGTACTATATAAAGAGACTCTATGAGGTATGTGAGATTATAAGAGAATGAAACatggtaaaatatatttttttgtctctaatctctatatctttttttacaacaaaaattcaaaaaaaaaaaaaaacacttttAGTTCTGCTGCGATACTCATCATAAATAAAATTCTGTATTTACACTTTTGAAAAaaagttgataattaaattttaaaatataaattcaaaattagaTTTTATATAAATCAATCCAATCTAAATCACACTAATTTAGATAAAGTTAGactaaattttcttttttcaaatctatacagtaaaaatataattttttgaatcaaattggattaaattagaaaataaaatcaaagcataTAATCTATATTAAAATAAAGTATACCAAGATACTTTTTTTAGTTGTTTAACTACTTGATTTTATTGTTTATAATATaatgtaaacgagataaatATCATTCTTttgcaaacaaaacaaaaatatataatacatagatgtagaaaaaagaatatattatctaataaaagtaaatattaaaaacttttttgcatattttaaataaaaatattaagaattattaaaatttattattttttgttattatttagcTAATTAACtcactttttttaattaattcttgtaatataataatttaatgacatattttattttatatttttaaatattaataactaattaataattaaaataataaattttaatgcctctaatatttttttattataaatcctaaaaaattaaaataaacatttaAATGAAGtcaatttcacataaaattaaTACGTAAGAgctgataaataaaaatttaatcaaatcaatcaaattatCTCTCGCCTCTCATATATCAACTTTTACGTGAAACATGAGTTTTTCTGCCTAAAACTAAAGTATCCAGTGTTAAAAAACTTCAATgctaaaatatgaaattaaatttGCTTAAGCATAATATAAATAGTACACATTGGATGTTATCCATAACGAGAAAGTAGAAACCGTCACGGACACACACTGCAGTGCTAGTGCTCGGAGTTTCATACCGCACCAACTCCATTCCTTCTCACCAGTCActtctctctatctctctctctccaaccgaattttttgtttttccatctAATCAATCAACCTTCTTCTCCGGCGGATATGAGCGTCGTAAGATCATCGCCACCGCCGTGCAGCTCCGCCGTTCTCTGCGACGTCGAATGCGAACCGTCAGCATCGCAGGCGGCGGAGAACCTACGATTTTCGAAGCTCTGTGGGATTAGTGCCGCTCGATTGCACGGTTCTCGGAAGAGATTGGTCCTATGCGGTGGCCGGGCGAGATGGAACTCGTTGAAACCGATTAAAGCGAAAGACGATGACGACGTCGGAAGCGACTATAGTCGCAAATGCTCAGTGATGTCCAATGAGAATGTGAAGCAAATTAAGGAAATGGAGGATTCTGACTCGTCATGGAATGAAAACAGAGCTTCTTTTTCAGGTATTGTTTCTAATTTtaacctttttttcttttatttgaataatatcAAGATCTAGAATGTGGatacctttttctcctttttgtaTCTGAAATTCTTTGGTTCAGATTCTTATTCTCCTTTTTTAATGTTGGTAAGTGTTGAGTTAGTTGCCGAATAGGTAGAGAACGATCTTCGTTGTTATACCGTAGAAGAATCTCAGTagaattgttttattttaatatcttaattaattagtaaaattttaaatagtgCCATCTATGTGTAATTCCTAATTTTCCACATAAAATGGTTTACACAGTCAAAGCCATAATTATTAGTAGGAAAGAGATTCCTTTGTAGCATTCCAAATGTTCCGTATCACATCACATATACGAGTCTATCTTAATAAGTTGGTATTGGGAAAATACAGAAACCTTAGCCATATAAACCGTGACATATGGCAAGGATAAGGGTCTTTGCAACGCCTAAACAAGTCAGCTTAAAACCGATGCGTATGTTCACCCATAAGCCTCCATAGCCATAAAACAAAGTGCAGTACTGCAGTTTGAGTTGCCTTTGGGATCTGGTAAACATTAGCATCATAATCATAAATTTAAATTGGGAAGATGAATGGTACGTGTTGTCGTTGTAGAATTGTTTCTTCTTTATTGctatttatgtttattttccccttccttttcttcttcatctttcatGCTTCAAGAAAAGCTTTTGCACATGATTTCTTTTTTTGTGAAATTCCTTTTTGAGTGAAGCCGAAAAAAAGGTCATCCACTTCATGGAGATTATAGTTTAAACATTCCAAAgagttgacttttttttcttttccatgtaTTGTCTAGCTTAGAATTTAGACACCTTGATAATCTAATTGTAATTGAACCAGGTAAAAATCCCTGCCAGGTGTCAAATGTCGGAAATTCAACAAACATTTTGTGGCATGACTGTCCAATTCAGAAACGTGATAGACAGCAGCTGCTGCAGCAAAGAGGTTGTGTTGTTTGGTTAACAGGTCTCAGCGGCTCAGGTTTGTGGAATTTTGGATATCAACTATCTCCGAATGTCTCCTTTACTTCATTGATTGATCAAGTAGAAATAAGAGCACAACTATGTGTGCAACAATAGGGTTCTTGGCTAAAATACCCAGGAGTCCAATGGTGATTTGATTCGTAGCTTTGATTTCATGTGATATGTTTATTGGAAGTCTGAAGTAGCATTCATCTTCTATATCCTCCCTTTTGTCAGTTAATAAcacatcatcttgttttgataTGTATACCATTCTCTGATTCTTTTCTTGGGCTTTTCTTGGACCCACCTTTAACCACAGTCCACAGGTGATCCACCCTGGTTACTCTTCAACTTTAGTATTATAATATCACTTTGCTACTGCATTTGTTTTTCAATAAACTTTTCACCTGCCTGTTAAACAGTATGAAATATGAAATGGACAGGATTGATACTGAACCAGAAAAGGTGCAGCAAATCACAGAACACATTTGTTAACTCTACATATGATGACTTATAACCACTATAGGATTTATTGGCTCTAAAAATCCCATTAGTTATACTGTTATAACAACCACTatataaaatgatttttttgcTTGTCTACCTTGTAATCAAGGTCTGTACTTTTGTGGTTCAGTCTCAGCTTTAGCCTTTAGCTTATCACTTGCTAGTGAAAGTAAGATTTGAATATTGTTTGACCCTAACTCTCTAATTGCCTAAAGTCAAGGTGAATTTTTTGGCAAATTTAACTTATGATGTGATAGATCTTTGTCAAACTATGCTTACTGTAATTCGGCCCTGATTTTCAACTTAACATATACAACTATCTGCAACTACACTAACTATGAGCAGCAGTTGTTAGTTTCTCCTGGTGATCTTATATCATAAGGGATGTTTTAATGTGTGCTATATGTTGCTGGCACAGAACCTGTACGCTATCTTTTCTCTGTTTGGCATTTGGGGTAAATGCTGGGTGTGACCTAGATCCTTGGATCAATGCTATGATGCAATCATTGCTACAATATGGTATTTTTTGTTACATGTTAGAGCTGAACTTTCAAATCATTAAGGAGATTTCTTTGACACATTTAGTTGGTTTCTATTTGGAGTAAAGCTCATAGCCTTTTCAATGGTGTTTCCCTAAATGATTTATTAAGGCATTGGATACATATAGCTCATAGCCTTTTCAATGGTGTTTCCCTAAATGATTTATTAAGGCATTGGGTATATATATTTCATGTTGTTTCCCGGACCTTGTGTTTACGCGAAATGCTTGTACACCGGACTGTCCTTTTTTCGTTTTATGCTTCAGTCTTTTTTGTACACGAGGATTCTTTATCTTCTCTGCTCTTTGTACTTCATGCTGTTCATCATGATAAATTTCTTCtgtattgaaaaagaaaaaaaaatccaaacaaGTTTGAAAATTGTAATGATTAAGATATCTTGAAAATACGTGCCTGATGCAACTGTAATGTCTCTTAAATATAATTCTACAGATGTAGAAAATGAAAAGTGGTGTCTTAGTTTCTTCAGATATCATAATGTACCATTATCTTTCAAATTTCCATATAGCGATGTTCTCTTTCTCTGATTTATTAACTATAATTGATTTTAGGAAAAAGCACTCTTGCATGTGCATTGAGTAGAAGCCTGCACGCTCGAGGCAAACTGACTTATATCCTTGATGGTGACAATGTTCGACATGGTCTAAACCGTGATCTTAGTTTTAGGGCAGAAGATCGATCAGAAAATATACGAAGGATTGGTGAGTTTCTACTTTCCAAAGTCTTCAAATGTTTTCCCCTATATCTTCCAGGTACGTTGTATATTATTAACAGTCAGACAACATATGATTTAACTTCAGGTGAGGTAGCAAAACTATTTGCTGATGCTGGTCTTATTTGCATCACGAGTTTAATTTCGCCCTACCAAAAGGATAGAGATGCATGCAGAGCACTAGTTCCAGAAGGTGATTTTATTGAGGTATATTCCTACTTGGTTAACAACAGGGTGCTGTATGATGATGGACCTAGACAAGTGTTTCTTCATAGCTAACATAATACTCGCATATTGTAGGTTTTCATAGATGTGCCTCTGCATGTGTGTGAAGCTAGGGACCCAAAGGGGCTCTATAAACTTGCTCGAGCTGGAAAGATTAAAGGTATGTAAGTCAAATTTTCAAGCTACTGCTTGCGATCAAATTTACTATTATGGTGTTCAATTCGTAGTGTGCAAAGCCTGTACCTCTGAATTTGCTATTTTCTCATTTCTGTTCATCATTGTGGTATGTCAGCCCTTTTAAATCCTAACAGGattgaattatttatttggTCTTCTGCAGGTTTCACTGGTATTGACGATCCATATGAACCACCAAGTAGTTGTGAGGTATGTATTTCAGTATTTATGTGTAGTTGTTATGCTGTGCTTATTGGTATCTTTGAAGGAGGAAAACACTAGCAAATAGATATTCTAGGGACTGACCATTTTTACTTCTCTTTGCCTGGGGTCCAACTTTTAAGGGAAAAGCTGCTGTCAAATACCCTGCTTTTTATTCTGTTTAACTTTCTTCTCTAGGATGTTAAAATACTCCCTTTTTTTCTGTTTATCATTTGATTGTTTGCACttgtcatttttattttaaggaCTTGTATTATGGATACTTAACTAATAACTAGTTAGCAGGTAGTGACTCATGTAATTAAATCAGTTAGTTAGTGATTTTCCCTTTTAGCATAGCAGTTTGTTACTCAGCTTTCTGTTAATAGTTAGTTAGCTGCTGCTAACTCACTTGTATTTATACCTCGATTGTAACTACATTATTCAATGAGAATCGTCATTTCTCCATTTCTTCCACATTCTCAATATGGTATCAGAAGCAATGTCTCTTCTCACTTCTGCATCACTCTCTCCAAGAATCTCTCATTTTCTCACTCTTTCTCGTTTCTTCAAGAATGGTCTTCCTGTCTCCACACTCTTTTTCTAATAACTTGGATTTCTAATCTTGCAGATTGTATTACAACAGCAGCAAGGAAATGGTTTTAAGTCTCCTTGCGAGATGGCAGAGATAGTGATATCATACTTGGAGGAAAAAGGATACCTTAGGGCCTAAACTTTACATTAAATGGGGCCTTTCTTTGATGTTGATTGTAGCCTGTAGGCTGTTTAGGTATATTGTGTGTAAAATagtctttttgtttttttttttttttaattttatcactcGAAATGTTGCTTTTCAGCAGTGCAAGGAAATCATCGTTTCCTGCATATGTATTGTTTGCTTCCATCTGGTTAGAACAAATAAGGTGAATCAGGATGGAAAATATAATAAGTTTCCTTGTTAGggagctcaagaaaaatgataTATCTTTCTTAACTACCTTCTTAAATATCCTCTGAAGTTTTGGATGCTTTTAATTATTCAAGTTTTTTActttgtttttaatttagaaGGACCTATCAATACTGAAGAGTTAAAAAATAGGTTAAATTACCCTATCAATTTCTATAGTTTTACCAAATGTCTAATTAAATTTCTGTAATTTAAAAGTCTTGAATTAGAtacttgttttaaattttgtaattagttaataatttgGCTGCAGTCAACCAAGATCAATGTATAATGCCTGCAAGCCACTAAGGGGCCTAATAGTGAGAGTTTTTTATGTAATATATATGAGATCTAAGCGGGATTTGAATCTGATTATCGTTTATTGTTCTAACTGCCAACATATGTAATAGCGCTTGCAAAATGTTTGCCATCATCATCTGCAATATAGCAAGTAGCAACACCACCTGATAAGACTAGGAGTCCTTATCTTGACATTTTATATTACCATGTCTATTAAGAATGGCACATCTTTAATCTCAAAAGATAATAGTATAGTGCACAAAATTTACTAGTGATTGATTTCACTGAAGCAATATATCAATGTAAAGCATGATTAGATGATGACACATACGGTCCAAGAGTCCACCAGGCACCGGGTGGCACTGTGGCAGGGTTTCACGTTTTCCACGCCCTGCCTTAGTCAACGCTCAAAACTGAACATGTTATATAAGACAACAAATTCGCcagttattttattattgtttggTTTGGATTTAGTATTGTATAACTTCGATGGTGAAGCTGTTAGTAGTTTTCTGCAGTCTTCACTTTATATCGTTTACCCGGTAGCAAATTGTCACACACCGCCCTAGCGAATGTGCTCATATTTAGGGATTTGAACTTCACGACCACCCTCTCCCTCTTCTCCATTGTTGAATTGAAGATATTATTTTTACGATCTTTGACTAATTAAAGTGCGAAAGCTCATATATATAAATCATAATATCTGCAGCTGTGCACAAATGTACTTGCCCAAAACAAGCCAAGGCCATGTTTGGTTAAGGCCCTTACCTAGTCACCTTAGAAACAAGGAAGCAAAGCGACTAGAATTGGTTATGCATGAGCTCTAAGCATAGCTATACGGAACGCAATACATTCTAATACGAAAATAGATACAAcgtatataaaatattttacgtGCAAAATATATTTCGGTAGATGATTACTATGCGGTACGCTCAAATTGATGCGCGGTACATTAATTAGTGAATTCATTCATGTAACTATGCTCTTAGGCTCAATTTGCCAACAAAAACCGTCTTGGATTACTAAGTTAATGGCGATAACAAGACTCAATATTTCCCTTAAAGcacaaataataaaagaaaaagaaaggaaaaattcaaaaagaaaagcTAACACTCTGAATGATTAAGAAGAATGAAAACCTCGTAAGTTGATATATATACTAGCAGAAGATTAGTTATTACAAGTCAGCAGATCAGAAAGAAGAAAAGGCCATAGCACCTCGTCTTAGTGTATGAATATGATGAATGGACAAAAAACAAACCACAAGCGTCGTGGTTACAGAAATTGCCGTAGAGGTGACAGCATGGAAAGTATGAGACAATCGGCGTTCTTGCAAAGCCCAAAGCGTCTTCACAAAATCCTCAACTCCTTCCACCACCATTGCCAACACATGCGCCATCTTTAATTTAGCGTATCTTTTTCGAGCAGCAATACACTAATAATAATGAGGAAAATGAACACAAAAACAATAATTAGGTAAGAGaagctgctgctgctgcttccgcgatgtttcctaagctttatCCTGTTCTGTGTGTTGTTTTGAAGGTTGGGAGTGCGTGAAGGGTGCAAAGTGGGGACGGAGAAAGCATACACGTATATCTGTACGTTTATACAAGCGAATGAATGAAGCAACCAATtataatacaataaaaaaaattctccgatatcaaatttttatcttatttatcttttctttaggaataaaattttttatgtttttaagaaaattttttatgttttttttaggttagttatatttatttttttttatagaattatttagagattttaattattttaatttattttaaaatttaaaattagtttaataattaatataaataagtaGTATTATTCTCtcataaaataataacatacaataaaatttattctctttcacaattttattatGATACCAAAGTCATAGTATTTCTTATAAGATATCATCTTTTTAGtgaaaaatcttttttttttcaacccttctcataataaataatcAATCTTTTAATTTAGGTCAGATCTAACCAATTCCTATTATATCTTTTCAAGTaaaatttttactattattCTAACAGAAAACAACTACCATTCATAAAATAGATCATTCACTATAGccataatttctaaaaataaatgtgaatttttttatcaGTTTCGTTTgtgtttcttttctttcgtATGCTCCCTATTTCCAGCAGTTCCATTTGAGTCTCTTTTTTAGTAGTTATATGTTACACGcatctttttcaaccatttcATCAGAACTTATTCAAATTGTAATTTATTGACCTTTTCCATCCCTCAACTTGGGAGCAtattaaattcttattttatttttatttgttattttattttttaaaaaaacaaaatttgttatgcttattttttttagattagctatatttatctttttctaatagaatcatttaaaattctaattattttatcttatattaaaattcaaaattagttcaataattaatataaataaataacactGTTCTCTCataaaacaacaacaacatacaataaaaattattcattttttttattctttcataattttattatcCAACACATTCAAATACTTTTATTaaccaaatttaattaaaattatctaaATCTAATAAAACTACTCTCGCACATAGTAAATCACACTTCTTTCACGTAAAAAATTTCataacacaaaaattttttttattttaacattaaaaattttaactttaacactaagttttcaaaattcttgACTTGATATTGTagatttttttttgctttttattcttttatttttttgtgcaaatttttttatttttatttataaaattacgcattttttctttcaaaaatttgtttttattgtctaaaaaataaactaaaaaataaaatattgtataattcctttaaattttcttttttttaaatggtaaaataaaaaaattttgagaatataaaatgaaaaaattataaaaacaaaaaaagagaaaaaaaagttatttaaaaaaagcataaaaattaaaaaataacaccACAATTTTTTAATGACATAGAAATTTTGTAAGTTTGatatcaaaaattttttatccaAATTTCTCAATACTTTTGGACTTGATGTAACAGCTTCTTAACAATAACTTATttaggttttttatttttgttcattttttttcttttgcttttttttgttattaattttttattttatttttttgtttttaatcttttttgagagagagaaattataaaaagtaaacagagaaaaattgattaaagaataagaagaagataataataatgattgtgatattgataattaaaagaagaaaaaaaagaagagaaaaagattgaaaagaaagagaaaaaggaaaaataagaaTATATAAGGTCTGTACACGTATATAAATATGagatgtattattttaatttgtttgactTTAATTGTGTAAATATGGTTCAAAGAGTTATGAAAGATTAGAAGAATGTTGCTGGTATAAAAAACATAGCAGCGCAATTCTGTAGAATGAATGTCTTGGATTACAAGAAACTAAGAGATAAAAAACAGAGTATAGAGGatgtaaattaaatttttttaaagaaaaatgtgAATTAGAATTAAATAGATTGTGATGATGTATattgtctatatatatatatatatatatatatatatatatatatatatatatatatatattttgaataaaaagtTGGATGcgtaattttttttgaaaaaaaaaatatttgttaaccCTAAAAATAATTTGTCATGTATTCCGACGTGTGTTTATAACTTTATATATAcaacaaataattattaatttttctttacaacataataaaaatagtaaaataatcaaaattattaataatgCTTTAGTGTTTTGTTTAAGGCAAAGCAGATAGAAGAGTAAAGTTTGTGATTCCCTTTGCTTTGCTTAACAACAAAGAGTGGGTGAGCGGTGTGCCGTTCATGGAATATATAAATAAAGGTAAAACCAtatattcttcatgatcttccccagctaaagaagaagaagaagaaagaaagaaagaaaaattacgACAGATTTCGTAATCGATGAATAGATCATATGATATGTCTCCGGCATttgcactttatttctttccctgAAAACGAAAAGAGAGAATGAACTTTTATATTGTGtagatcttt
Above is a genomic segment from Arachis stenosperma cultivar V10309 chromosome 1, arast.V10309.gnm1.PFL2, whole genome shotgun sequence containing:
- the LOC130947213 gene encoding adenylyl-sulfate kinase, chloroplastic-like isoform X2, which encodes MNGKNPCQVSNVGNSTNILWHDCPIQKRDRQQLLQQRGCVVWLTGLSGSGKSTLACALSRSLHARGKLTYILDGDNVRHGLNRDLSFRAEDRSENIRRIGEVAKLFADAGLICITSLISPYQKDRDACRALVPEGDFIEVFIDVPLHVCEARDPKGLYKLARAGKIKGFTGIDDPYEPPSSCEIVLQQQQGNGFKSPCEMAEIVISYLEEKGYLRA
- the LOC130947213 gene encoding adenylyl-sulfate kinase, chloroplastic-like isoform X4; this translates as MVSNVGNSTNILWHDCPIQKRDRQQLLQQRGCVVWLTGLSGSGKSTLACALSRSLHARGKLTYILDGDNVRHGLNRDLSFRAEDRSENIRRIGEVAKLFADAGLICITSLISPYQKDRDACRALVPEGDFIEVFIDVPLHVCEARDPKGLYKLARAGKIKGFTGIDDPYEPPSSCEIVLQQQQGNGFKSPCEMAEIVISYLEEKGYLRA
- the LOC130947213 gene encoding adenylyl-sulfate kinase 3-like isoform X1 yields the protein MSVVRSSPPPCSSAVLCDVECEPSASQAAENLRFSKLCGISAARLHGSRKRLVLCGGRARWNSLKPIKAKDDDDVGSDYSRKCSVMSNENVKQIKEMEDSDSSWNENRASFSGKNPCQVSNVGNSTNILWHDCPIQKRDRQQLLQQRGCVVWLTGLSGSGKSTLACALSRSLHARGKLTYILDGDNVRHGLNRDLSFRAEDRSENIRRIGEVAKLFADAGLICITSLISPYQKDRDACRALVPEGDFIEVFIDVPLHVCEARDPKGLYKLARAGKIKGFTGIDDPYEPPSSCEIVLQQQQGNGFKSPCEMAEIVISYLEEKGYLRA
- the LOC130947213 gene encoding adenylyl-sulfate kinase, chloroplastic-like isoform X3; its protein translation is MKTELLFQVSNVGNSTNILWHDCPIQKRDRQQLLQQRGCVVWLTGLSGSGKSTLACALSRSLHARGKLTYILDGDNVRHGLNRDLSFRAEDRSENIRRIGEVAKLFADAGLICITSLISPYQKDRDACRALVPEGDFIEVFIDVPLHVCEARDPKGLYKLARAGKIKGFTGIDDPYEPPSSCEIVLQQQQGNGFKSPCEMAEIVISYLEEKGYLRA